Proteins found in one Mixophyes fleayi isolate aMixFle1 chromosome 8, aMixFle1.hap1, whole genome shotgun sequence genomic segment:
- the PVALB gene encoding parvalbumin alpha: MPMTDVLAAADISKAVGAFAAADSFNYKKFFELVGLKGKAKDIVEKVFHILDQDRSGFIEEDELCLILKGFTTEGRALSAKETKALLAAGDKDGDGKIGVDEFVKLVAEC; this comes from the exons ATGCCTATGACTGATGTCCTTGCTGCTGCTGATATCTCAAAGGCTGTGGGGGCCTTTGCAG CTGCCGATTCATTTAACTACAAGAAATTCTTTGAGTTGGTCGGCCTAAAGGGCAAAGCTAAAGATATCGTAGAAAAGGTTTTCCACATACTGGATCAAGACCGGAGTGGATTTATAGAGGAGGATGAGCTCTG TCTTATATTGAAAGGCTTCACCACTGAGGGAAGAGCTCTTTCCGCCAAGGAAACCAAGGCCCTTCTTGCTGCCGGTGACAAAGATGGAGATGGCAAGATTGGCGTGGATG AGTTCGTAAAACTGGTGGCTGAATGCTAA